GTCCCTCAGGAGTGTTTGCGATCGGCCGCGTCCTGACAGTCGAGACAATACGGCGATTCCGGCCGAGCTGACAGACGAGGATACCCGATCGGATCCTCGCAGCGCCGACAGAGTCCGTACTCGCCACGCTCCGCCAGACCTAGAGCCTGTTCGACTTGACGGAGTCGAAGGTCGGTCTGTTGTCGTGTGGCCTTCGACATACTCTGTTGCTGCATCGCGTCCATCCGCGTCAATCGACCGATGGGCTCGTCCAGCGCGACGGGACGCGTGCCCTCGCGAGTCGAATGGAGCATCGCCTGGAGTTCCGTCCTCAGCGCCTCGAGCCGCTGCCGCAACTCGTCGGTCTGCTGTTCGGTCAGGTCGTCCATTCCGGGATCATAGCTGTTTAGCGCTATATCAGCCGCACTTTTGGGTC
This is a stretch of genomic DNA from Acidobacteriota bacterium. It encodes these proteins:
- a CDS encoding TraR/DksA family transcriptional regulator; the protein is MDDLTEQQTDELRQRLEALRTELQAMLHSTREGTRPVALDEPIGRLTRMDAMQQQSMSKATRQQTDLRLRQVEQALGLAERGEYGLCRRCEDPIGYPRLSARPESPYCLDCQDAADRKHS